The Deltaproteobacteria bacterium genomic sequence CGATGTCACACGCCTGCCCCATATAACTAAAAGCCAGTGATATGAAGTGTCCATCAGCAATACGAATTGCTCCCCTTGTCCTGATCAGTTTGGCATTGGCAGTCTTCCTGCCCAGTTGCGCAATGAAGCCGGGCCCAGCCCTGGAACCTATCGACGACATGGTGCTGATCCCGGCGGGCAGCTTCTTCTTCGGAAAGGATGAAATACCCCAATTCCTTCCGGATTTCTGGATTGACCGGCATGAGGTAACGGTCAGCGAATACTATCAGTGTGTCCGTGCGGGCGTCTGTACTCCGCCTGAACCCGTTTTGATTGGATTGTGGCCGCTGTGCAGCTGGAACTATCCGTTCTTCTTCGGGTCGGGTGAGCCCCGTTCCGGCCGCGAGCGCCGTCCGGTGAACTGCGTAACGTGGGACCAGGCCAGTATCTACTGCCAGTGGGCAGGCAAGCGGCTGCCGACAGAAAGGGAATGGGAGAAGGCTGCACGGGGCGATGACCGGCGGATGTACCCCTGGGGCGATGCGCCGCCGTCCTGCGATCGTGCGGTGATGAGGAAAAACAATGTGTCTGGTTGTGGCGCAAAAACGACATGGGATGTTTGCTCAAAGCCGGATGGAAACTCGCCGCATGGCCTGTGCGACATGTCCGGCAATGTGTGGGAGTGGGTGGCTGACTGGGCAGAGATTCCGGGAAGATCGGAGGCAATAAAAATTATCAAAGGTGGGACGTATCGTTGCGATCAGGATTCAAAGACATTGAAACTGACATACCAGGGTGGGGGAAGAAACGAGTTCGCCGTAGATGTTGTCGGCTTTCGATGTGCGAAATAGCGAGTGCCATCCCCATCACCACCCCCGCGTGGGTGAGTATCCGGTCGAAGGTGGCTTGGGGCCTGCATGTCGCCGTACCAGGGCGAGACGAGAAACATCAGGTAAACGGCTGCGAGATAAATCCAGACGGAAGCGAGCAGTAGCCGGCGGGGGGCAAAGGCAGGAGCTCTCCTGCCACCCCCTCCCCGTTATAGCCTTGCGTCGGGGGCACCGGTCATGATGGACCGGATGGAGTCCCGTGTTCCTGATCTTCGCGTGCGGGTGCGCAGCCCGTCGCCGGTGAATCCGGACGGCCGGTTTGTCCTGTACTGGATGCTCATGGGCCGCCGTCCGGCGTGGAACTTCGCGCTGGACCGGGCCGTGGAGTGGGCGTCCGAACTGAAGAAGCCGCTCGTCGTTTTCGAGGGTGTCCGCCTCCAGTATCCCTGGGCGAGCGACCGCCTGCACCGGTTCCTGCTGGACGGGATGCGCGACAACCTGAGGGCGTTCGCGGCGGCGCCGGCCTGCTACTACCCCTATGTCGAAACCGCCCCCGATGCCGGGAAGGGGCTCGTCCGGGCGCTCGCGGGGCTGGCCGCCGTCGTGGTGACCGACGACTATCCGGCGTTCATGATCCCGGCCATGACCGAAGCGGCCGCCCGGCAGTCGCCGGTCCGGTTCGAGCAGGTCGATTCGAACGGCCTGCTCCCCATGCAGGCGGCCGGGGCGGTTTATCCCACGGCCTACGCGTTCCGCCGGTTTTTGCAGAAGGAACTCCCCGCCCACCTGCTGGCATTTCCAAGGGCCAGTCCCCTGAAAGGGGTCACGATCCCGGCGCTCGATGCCCTCCCCGCGGAGATCACCGGGCGCTGGCCCGCCGCCACTGCCGCTATGCTGGAGGGCGGGCAGAGGTTTCTCGCCTCGCTCCCCATCGACCACCGCGCCGGGGCGGCCGGGACGCCGGGCGGTTTCCGGGCGGGACGAAAGCAGCTTGGGGATTTTCTCGGTGCCCGGCTCCCCCGCTATCCGGAAGACCGCAGCGAGCCGGAGAAAGACGGCGGATCGGGCCTTTCACCCTATCTCCACTTCGGACATGTGTCGGCCCACGAGATCGCGGATGCCGTGTTCCGGGACGCGGGCTGGTCGCCGCAGCGGCTCGGCACCGGGGCGCAGGGCCGCAAGGAAGGGTGGTGGGGGCTGCCGCCAGCGGCCGAGGCCTTTCTGGACGAACTCGTCACTTGGCGGGAGCTGGGCTTCAACTTCTGTTCCCGGCGGGACGACTACGACCGGTACGAATCCCTTCCCGACTGGGCGCTTCACACGCTCGCCCGGCACGCGGGCGACCGGCGGCCCCATGTTTACCGGTTCGAGGAGTTCGACGGCGCCCGGACACACGACGCCCTGTGGAACGCCGCCCAGTCTCAGCTCGTCCGGGAGGGCCGGATGCACAACTACCTGCGGATGCTCTGGGGAAAGAAGATCCTCGAATGGTCGGAGGGGCCTTCGACGGCGCTCGCCACGATGATCGAGCTGAACAACCGCTACGCGCTCGATGGCCGGGATCCGAACTCCTACAGCGGGATATTCTGGGTTTTGGGGCGGTACGACCGGCCCTGGGGGCCGGAGCGGCCCATCTTCGGGACCGTCCGCTACATGAGCAGCGAGAACACCGCCCGGAAGTTCAGCGTGAAGAACTATATCCGCAAATACGCCCCGGACGGCGGCGGGCAGGGCGCGCTGCTGTAGGACGGTTCAGGCCGGTTGCTGCTGGCTGACGCAGTGGAAGGCGCCGAAGCCCCAGACGAGATCGTAGGAGTAGATGCCGATCACCTCGCGGCCGGGGAAACAGCCGCGCAGAACGGCGAGGGCCTGCTCGTCGCGGGGCTGCCCGAAGGTGGGGACGAGGACCACCCGGTTTCCGATATAGAAATTGGCGTAGCTCGCCGGCAGCGGTGTGTCCTCGTAGACCATCCGCTCGGGCATGGGCAGTTCGACGATCCGGAAGGGAGAGCCGTCCTTGTCCCTCGCCAGCCGAAGCGTCTCCAGGTTTTTTTGCAGCGGTTCGTGGTTCGGGCTCGCCGGGTCCGGCTCCACGGCGGTGACGATGGTCTTCGGATCCACGAACCGCGTGATGTCGTCCACATGGCCGTCGGTGTCGTCGCCCTCGATGCCGTCGTGAAGCCAGATGAAGTGGTCCGCGCCCAGATAATCGGTGAGGTACCGTTCGATATCCTTTTGCTGGAGATGGGGATTCCGGTTCGGGTTCAGCAGGCACTGGGCCGTGGTGATGAGCGTTCCCCGGCCGTTCACGTCAATGGACCCGCCCTCCAGCACGATACCGGGTTTGAAATGCCGCAGCCGGAACCGCTGGGCGATGCGGCCCGGAATGGCGTTGTCCAGATCCCACGGGGGGTATTTCCCTCCCCACTTGTTGAACTCCCAGTCGGTGACGGCGATTTCGCCGGTCCGGTCATTCCTGACGAAGATCGGGCCGTGATCGCGGCACCAGGCGTCGTTCGTGGGGAAGGGGTGCAGCAGGTACATGTCCTGCGGGACGCCGGATTCGGAGAGGAGACTCGCTACCCCGGCGGCCATCGCCTCTCCGGTGACGTTGATGTGCACGAACTCGCCCGTCCGGGTCAGATGGTGGACCATCTCGGCCCAGATGGGCGGTATCTTCTCGATCTTTCCCGGCCACGACTGCTCGTTGTGCGGCCAGGAGAGCCAGGTGGCGGCGTGGGGCTCGAACTCGGCGGGCATCCGGAAGCCCAGCTCCCGGGGTGTGGGGGATGACATGCGTCCGGGTCAGCTCCCCTTGTCCAGATACCGCCGGGTGAGGCCGCCATAGGCATCAATGCGCCGGTCGCGCAGGAATGGCCAGTTCCGGCGGACCACCTCGATCCGCTTGAGATCGGCCTCGCCCACCAGGATTGCCTCGCGGTTTGCCGATGCCCTGGCGACGAACTGCCCCTGCGGATCGCAGAGGAACGACTGGCCCCAGAACTCGATCCCGCCCTTGCGGTCGCCGCCGTGTTCATGGCCGACACGGTTGGCGACGGCGACATAGACGCCATTGGCGATGGCATGGGCCCGCTGGATGGTTTCCCAGGAATCGTGCTGGGCCTTCCCGTAGCGGCCCTTCTCGGAAGGATGCCAGCCGATCGCGGTCGGATAGAACAGGATCTGCGCGCCCTGAAGCGCGGTGAGCCGTGCTCCCTCGGGGTACCACTGGTCCCAGCAGATGAGGACGCCGATTTCGGCGAATTTTGTCCGGAAGGTGCGGAAGCCCAGATCGCCCGGCGTGAAGTAGTATTTCTCGTAGAACAGCGGATCGTCCGGAATGTGCATTTTCCGGTATATGCCCAGGTAGGAGCCGTCGGCATCCAGGACCGCCGTCGTGTTGTGGTAAATGCCGGCCGTCCGCCGCTCGAACAGCGACGCCACGACAGCCACGCCGTGCCTTTTCGCCGCCTTCGAGATGGCTTCCGTGGAGGGGCCGGGAACCGGCTCGGCGAGGTCGAAGTTCTGGTAGTTCTCCGACTGGCAGAAGTAGAGCGAACGGAACAGCTCCTGGAGACAGACGATCTGCGCGCCTTTGCGGGCTGCCTCGCCGATCCGGTCGATCGCCTTCTGGAGATTCGCCTTGGGGTCGGCGGAGCAGGACATCTGGACCAGCCCGATCCTGACCGTGTCCGTGCTCTGTGCCGCGGTCTTGCGGGCGCTGCTTTTCGGCTTGCGTTTGGACGGCATGGACTACTTCCCCCGGTGCTTCTCGTACAGGCTGTCCCGCCAGCGGATGAGATCGCCAAACTCCCCGGTGAGGCTCTCATCGTACAGGCAACGCCGGGTTCCCGGCTGGAGCGGCAGATACCGGTCGGCGGGAGGATTCATGAACTGCAGCGCCGCCGCCATGGCTATGTCGGCATAGGTAAACCGGCCGAGCAAATAGGGGGAAGAAGCGGCCAGCCGTCCCCGGAGGGCCAGAAGCTGCTCACGGTACCGGTCGCGGTGGGCTTCCAGTGGCCGTGCGCCAAGA encodes the following:
- a CDS encoding agmatine deiminase family protein, which translates into the protein MPAEFEPHAATWLSWPHNEQSWPGKIEKIPPIWAEMVHHLTRTGEFVHINVTGEAMAAGVASLLSESGVPQDMYLLHPFPTNDAWCRDHGPIFVRNDRTGEIAVTDWEFNKWGGKYPPWDLDNAIPGRIAQRFRLRHFKPGIVLEGGSIDVNGRGTLITTAQCLLNPNRNPHLQQKDIERYLTDYLGADHFIWLHDGIEGDDTDGHVDDITRFVDPKTIVTAVEPDPASPNHEPLQKNLETLRLARDKDGSPFRIVELPMPERMVYEDTPLPASYANFYIGNRVVLVPTFGQPRDEQALAVLRGCFPGREVIGIYSYDLVWGFGAFHCVSQQQPA
- a CDS encoding carbon-nitrogen hydrolase, yielding MPSKRKPKSSARKTAAQSTDTVRIGLVQMSCSADPKANLQKAIDRIGEAARKGAQIVCLQELFRSLYFCQSENYQNFDLAEPVPGPSTEAISKAAKRHGVAVVASLFERRTAGIYHNTTAVLDADGSYLGIYRKMHIPDDPLFYEKYYFTPGDLGFRTFRTKFAEIGVLICWDQWYPEGARLTALQGAQILFYPTAIGWHPSEKGRYGKAQHDSWETIQRAHAIANGVYVAVANRVGHEHGGDRKGGIEFWGQSFLCDPQGQFVARASANREAILVGEADLKRIEVVRRNWPFLRDRRIDAYGGLTRRYLDKGS
- a CDS encoding SUMF1/EgtB/PvdO family nonheme iron enzyme, producing MKPGPALEPIDDMVLIPAGSFFFGKDEIPQFLPDFWIDRHEVTVSEYYQCVRAGVCTPPEPVLIGLWPLCSWNYPFFFGSGEPRSGRERRPVNCVTWDQASIYCQWAGKRLPTEREWEKAARGDDRRMYPWGDAPPSCDRAVMRKNNVSGCGAKTTWDVCSKPDGNSPHGLCDMSGNVWEWVADWAEIPGRSEAIKIIKGGTYRCDQDSKTLKLTYQGGGRNEFAVDVVGFRCAK
- a CDS encoding deoxyribodipyrimidine photolyase produces the protein MESRVPDLRVRVRSPSPVNPDGRFVLYWMLMGRRPAWNFALDRAVEWASELKKPLVVFEGVRLQYPWASDRLHRFLLDGMRDNLRAFAAAPACYYPYVETAPDAGKGLVRALAGLAAVVVTDDYPAFMIPAMTEAAARQSPVRFEQVDSNGLLPMQAAGAVYPTAYAFRRFLQKELPAHLLAFPRASPLKGVTIPALDALPAEITGRWPAATAAMLEGGQRFLASLPIDHRAGAAGTPGGFRAGRKQLGDFLGARLPRYPEDRSEPEKDGGSGLSPYLHFGHVSAHEIADAVFRDAGWSPQRLGTGAQGRKEGWWGLPPAAEAFLDELVTWRELGFNFCSRRDDYDRYESLPDWALHTLARHAGDRRPHVYRFEEFDGARTHDALWNAAQSQLVREGRMHNYLRMLWGKKILEWSEGPSTALATMIELNNRYALDGRDPNSYSGIFWVLGRYDRPWGPERPIFGTVRYMSSENTARKFSVKNYIRKYAPDGGGQGALL